Proteins from a genomic interval of Luteibacter pinisoli:
- a CDS encoding NAD-dependent epimerase: MKVLVTGTAGFIGSHVAMKLLARGDDVIGFDSMNDYYDVTLKQARLARFIDHPRYTHVQGDLADRDAVERLFAEHKPERVIHLAAQAGVRYAAQNPHVYVASNVTGFLHILEGCRHHGVQHLVFASTSSVYGANRAMPFSEHRSTEHPLTLYAATKKANEQMAHSYAHLYGVPCTGLRFFTVYGPWGRPDMALFLFTKNIIDGKPIDVFNHGHHKRSFTYIDDIVEGVVLAMDSPAVVDVAWDAMQPDPATSGVAPYRIFNIGNEHPVELLTYIKTLEKSLGREAVMNLLPLQAGDVPDTEADVTDLREQLGYEPKVAVEEGVANFVEWYRAYYKV, encoded by the coding sequence ATGAAAGTACTGGTTACGGGCACGGCCGGGTTCATCGGCTCGCATGTCGCCATGAAGCTGCTCGCGCGCGGTGACGATGTCATCGGCTTCGACAGCATGAATGATTACTACGACGTGACGCTGAAGCAGGCCCGCCTCGCGCGCTTCATCGACCACCCGCGCTACACGCACGTCCAGGGTGACCTGGCCGATCGCGATGCGGTGGAGCGACTGTTCGCCGAACACAAGCCGGAACGTGTCATCCACCTGGCGGCACAGGCCGGCGTGCGCTATGCCGCGCAGAACCCGCACGTGTACGTGGCGAGCAATGTCACCGGCTTCCTGCATATCCTGGAAGGTTGCCGCCACCACGGTGTGCAGCACCTGGTTTTCGCGTCCACCAGTTCGGTCTACGGCGCCAATCGCGCGATGCCATTCTCGGAGCACCGCTCGACGGAACATCCGCTCACGCTGTACGCGGCGACGAAGAAAGCCAACGAGCAGATGGCGCATAGCTACGCCCACCTCTATGGCGTGCCGTGCACGGGCCTGCGCTTCTTTACCGTGTATGGCCCGTGGGGCCGTCCGGACATGGCGCTGTTCCTGTTCACGAAGAACATCATCGACGGCAAGCCGATCGACGTGTTCAACCACGGCCACCACAAGCGCAGCTTCACGTACATCGATGACATCGTCGAAGGCGTGGTCCTGGCGATGGACAGCCCGGCCGTTGTTGATGTGGCGTGGGATGCGATGCAGCCCGACCCGGCCACCAGCGGGGTTGCGCCGTACCGGATCTTCAATATCGGCAACGAGCATCCGGTGGAGCTGCTGACGTACATCAAAACGCTTGAGAAATCGCTCGGTCGCGAGGCCGTGATGAACCTGCTGCCGCTCCAGGCCGGTGACGTACCCGATACCGAGGCCGACGTCACCGATCTGCGTGAGCAGCTGGGCTATGAGCCCAAGGTGGCGGTGGAAGAGGGCGTCGCCAACTTCGTCGAGTGGTACCGCGCCTATTACAAGGTTTAA
- a CDS encoding DUF2188 domain-containing protein, translated as MAHVYEVPYFPEDDLGWPVRMGGRIVTRCESRIDALAAAVTRAAAEGGGASIGIEGADGVWRPFGSDAKRPSLIPALPPRRFSVVR; from the coding sequence ATGGCACACGTCTACGAGGTCCCGTATTTCCCTGAGGATGATCTGGGCTGGCCAGTGCGCATGGGCGGGCGGATCGTGACGCGCTGTGAGTCGCGGATCGACGCCCTGGCGGCCGCCGTGACCCGGGCCGCGGCCGAGGGCGGCGGTGCCAGCATCGGCATCGAGGGCGCGGATGGCGTGTGGCGGCCGTTCGGCAGCGACGCCAAGCGCCCCAGCCTGATTCCGGCCTTGCCTCCCCGGCGCTTCTCCGTAGTGCGGTAG
- a CDS encoding FAD-containing oxidoreductase — protein sequence MSRSFDAIIVGAGQAGPALAGRLTAAGKTVAIIERHLVGGTCVNTGCKPTKTLVASAYAARVAQRGGEYGVQYAADPGPIRFHLPTAAARAQKVILNSRKGNEDWLASMPNLTLIRGHARFTGPRQIEVNGETIEAPQVFLNVGGRANVPDFPGLVDVDYLTNSTIIPLEVLPDHLIVVGGSYIGLEFAQMYRRFGAKVTVVEQGPRLVGKEDEDVSAEIRTFLEAEGIEVRTHACCIRLGKRGDQVMVGVDCDEGAPEVTGSHVLLAVGRRPNTDDLGLELAGVAVDERGYITVDDHLKTTAEGVWAMGDCNGKGAFTHTAWNDYEIVAANLLDGADRKVSERILGYALYVDPPLGRVGMTEAQARRSGRPLLVAKRPMTRVGRAVEKGETWGFMTMVADAETRKVLGAAVLGTGGDEVIHGVLDMMNAGATIDTYQWAVPIHPTVSELIPTLIGSLQPAA from the coding sequence ATGTCCCGTTCGTTCGACGCCATCATCGTAGGAGCGGGCCAGGCAGGGCCGGCGCTTGCCGGCCGACTCACCGCGGCGGGCAAGACCGTCGCGATCATCGAGCGGCACCTTGTCGGCGGTACCTGCGTCAATACGGGGTGCAAGCCCACCAAGACGCTCGTGGCCAGTGCCTACGCAGCGCGTGTCGCGCAACGCGGCGGCGAATATGGCGTGCAGTACGCGGCCGACCCGGGGCCCATCCGTTTCCATCTTCCGACGGCGGCGGCGCGGGCGCAGAAAGTCATCCTGAACTCGCGCAAGGGCAACGAAGACTGGCTGGCCTCGATGCCGAACCTCACGCTGATCCGGGGCCATGCGCGCTTTACCGGGCCGCGGCAGATCGAGGTCAACGGCGAAACGATCGAGGCGCCGCAGGTTTTCCTGAATGTCGGTGGTCGCGCGAATGTCCCCGATTTTCCGGGGCTCGTCGACGTGGACTACCTCACCAACAGCACGATCATTCCGCTGGAGGTGCTGCCCGACCACCTCATCGTGGTGGGGGGGAGCTACATCGGTCTGGAGTTCGCGCAGATGTACCGCCGCTTCGGGGCGAAGGTCACCGTGGTGGAGCAGGGGCCCCGGCTCGTCGGCAAGGAAGACGAGGACGTTTCTGCCGAGATCCGTACGTTTCTCGAGGCCGAGGGTATCGAGGTGCGAACCCACGCCTGCTGCATTCGCCTGGGCAAGCGGGGTGACCAGGTGATGGTCGGCGTGGATTGCGACGAAGGCGCGCCGGAAGTCACCGGATCGCACGTTCTGCTGGCGGTAGGGCGTCGGCCGAATACGGACGACCTTGGGCTTGAGCTGGCGGGCGTCGCCGTCGACGAGCGTGGGTACATCACCGTGGATGACCACCTCAAGACCACGGCGGAAGGGGTCTGGGCCATGGGCGACTGCAATGGCAAGGGCGCCTTTACGCACACGGCGTGGAACGACTACGAGATTGTCGCCGCCAACCTGCTCGACGGCGCGGATCGCAAGGTGAGCGAGCGCATCCTTGGCTACGCGCTATACGTGGACCCGCCGCTTGGCCGCGTGGGCATGACCGAAGCGCAGGCGCGACGCAGCGGCCGTCCGTTGCTCGTGGCGAAGCGGCCGATGACCCGGGTGGGCCGGGCGGTGGAGAAGGGCGAAACGTGGGGTTTCATGACCATGGTGGCCGATGCCGAAACCCGCAAGGTCCTCGGCGCCGCGGTGCTGGGCACCGGCGGCGACGAAGTGATCCACGGCGTGCTCGACATGATGAACGCGGGCGCGACGATCGATACCTATCAATGGGCGGTGCCGATCCATCCCACGGTGTCCGAACTGATTCCTACCCTGATCGGCAGCCTGCAGCCCGCGGCGTGA
- the tviB gene encoding Vi polysaccharide biosynthesis UDP-N-acetylglucosamine C-6 dehydrogenase TviB, with amino-acid sequence MNNVKIAVVGLGYVGLPLAVEFGKILPTLGYDIDAARIAALREGRDHTQETSAEEIRAASQLEVTADLAAIAAANVYVVTVPTPVDEHKRPDFGPLIRASEAIGTVLKRGDTVIYESTVYPGATEEICVPALVRTSGLAFNVDFHVGYSPERINPGDRERRLTTIPKITSGSTPETADFVDALYQRIIVAGTHKAPSLKVAEAAKVIENTQRDANIALINEFALIFHRLGIDTTDVLAAAGTKWNFLPFKPGLVGGHCIGVDPYYLIQKAQAVGYFPDILLACRRINDAMGSHVASEVIKLMIGKGHAIRDSRILVLGLTFKENCPDLRNTRVVDLVREFEGYSARVDVYDPWANAEECKVEYGLSLLAEVPGAGEYDAIVVAVAHDEFRQMGGAGIRALANGRAVVYDIKGILPKEAIDGRL; translated from the coding sequence ATGAATAACGTGAAAATCGCCGTGGTAGGCCTTGGCTATGTGGGCCTGCCCCTCGCGGTGGAGTTCGGGAAGATCCTTCCCACCCTTGGCTACGACATCGATGCCGCGCGCATCGCCGCCCTCCGTGAGGGCCGGGACCACACCCAGGAGACGTCGGCCGAAGAGATCCGGGCCGCGTCGCAGCTTGAGGTGACGGCGGACCTCGCCGCCATCGCCGCTGCCAACGTCTATGTGGTGACCGTTCCCACCCCCGTGGACGAGCACAAGCGCCCTGACTTCGGCCCGCTGATCCGGGCCAGCGAGGCCATCGGCACCGTGCTGAAGCGCGGCGATACCGTGATCTACGAATCCACGGTGTATCCCGGCGCCACGGAGGAGATCTGCGTCCCCGCGCTGGTGCGGACCTCGGGGCTGGCCTTCAACGTGGATTTCCACGTGGGCTACAGCCCTGAACGCATCAATCCGGGTGATCGCGAGCGCCGTCTGACGACGATTCCCAAGATCACCTCCGGGTCGACCCCGGAAACCGCCGATTTCGTCGATGCCCTGTACCAGCGAATCATCGTCGCCGGCACGCACAAGGCGCCGTCACTGAAAGTGGCCGAAGCGGCCAAAGTCATCGAGAACACCCAGCGTGATGCGAATATCGCGCTCATCAACGAGTTTGCGCTGATCTTCCACCGTTTGGGCATCGACACCACCGACGTGCTCGCCGCGGCGGGCACGAAGTGGAACTTCCTGCCGTTCAAGCCCGGCCTGGTCGGTGGCCACTGCATTGGCGTGGATCCGTACTACCTGATCCAGAAAGCCCAGGCAGTAGGGTATTTCCCCGACATCCTGCTGGCCTGTCGGCGCATCAACGATGCGATGGGCAGCCACGTGGCCAGCGAGGTCATCAAGCTGATGATCGGCAAGGGCCATGCGATCCGGGATAGCCGCATCCTCGTCCTCGGCCTGACCTTCAAGGAAAACTGCCCGGACCTGCGCAACACCCGCGTGGTCGATCTGGTCCGTGAGTTCGAAGGCTACAGCGCGCGCGTCGACGTATACGACCCATGGGCCAACGCGGAGGAGTGCAAGGTCGAGTACGGCCTTTCCCTGCTGGCCGAGGTGCCCGGTGCCGGCGAGTACGATGCGATCGTCGTGGCGGTGGCCCATGATGAATTCCGCCAGATGGGCGGGGCCGGCATCCGCGCCCTGGCCAATGGCCGCGCGGTGGTCTATGACATCAAAGGCATATTACCTAAGGAAGCCATCGACGGCCGGCTGTGA
- a CDS encoding aldehyde dehydrogenase family protein, whose amino-acid sequence MLEKSYPYYLANKAVKARAKLDVIDKYTGKVATRVALPDADALEKAIAAATAAAGAMKAFRPWQRQAVLEHCVARFRERKDELAYALCVEAGKPINDAHGEVTRLIETFKIAAEEAVRINGETINLEISERANGYQGFTRKVPVGPVAFITPFNFPLNLVAHKVAPAIAAGCPFVLKPSERTPLGALIIGDILAETDLPKGAFSILPLDGKSASPLVTDPRLKLLSFTGGIIGWDLKAQAGHKKVTLELGGNAACIVDADQADHLDAVVERLVFGAFYQSGQSCISVQRILAHDDVYDALKRKLVARVKTLKAGDPKKKSTFLGPMIDEAAAQRLEGWTGEATRAGARLLCGGGRKGAMLQATLLEKVPRDAKLQRLEAFGPVAILDRFMTFDEALATVNDSDFGLQAGVFTNDLRHAMHAWDTLEQGGVIINDVPSFRVDNMPYGGAKSSGIGREGVRYAIEDMSEIRLMVMRDV is encoded by the coding sequence ATGCTCGAGAAGAGCTACCCCTACTACCTCGCCAACAAGGCCGTGAAGGCCAGGGCGAAACTCGATGTGATCGACAAGTACACCGGCAAGGTGGCCACCCGCGTGGCCCTGCCGGACGCCGACGCACTGGAGAAGGCGATCGCCGCCGCCACGGCGGCCGCCGGTGCGATGAAGGCGTTCCGGCCCTGGCAACGCCAGGCCGTGCTGGAACACTGCGTGGCGCGCTTTCGCGAGCGCAAGGATGAACTGGCCTACGCGCTCTGCGTCGAGGCCGGCAAGCCCATCAATGATGCACATGGCGAAGTCACCCGCCTGATCGAGACGTTCAAGATCGCCGCCGAAGAAGCGGTACGCATCAATGGCGAAACCATCAACCTGGAGATTTCCGAACGGGCCAACGGCTACCAGGGCTTTACCCGCAAGGTGCCGGTGGGCCCCGTCGCCTTCATCACGCCGTTCAATTTCCCGCTGAATCTCGTCGCCCACAAGGTGGCGCCAGCTATCGCCGCAGGCTGCCCGTTCGTCCTGAAGCCGTCCGAGCGCACGCCGCTGGGTGCGCTGATCATTGGCGATATCCTCGCCGAGACGGACCTTCCGAAGGGCGCGTTCTCCATCCTTCCCCTGGACGGCAAATCTGCCTCGCCCCTGGTCACCGACCCGCGCCTGAAGCTGCTGTCGTTTACCGGCGGGATCATCGGCTGGGATCTCAAGGCACAGGCCGGGCACAAGAAGGTGACGCTGGAACTCGGCGGCAACGCGGCCTGCATCGTGGATGCCGACCAGGCCGATCACCTCGACGCGGTGGTTGAGCGGCTGGTCTTCGGCGCGTTTTACCAGTCAGGCCAGAGCTGCATCAGCGTGCAGCGCATCCTCGCCCATGACGATGTTTACGACGCGCTCAAGCGCAAGCTTGTCGCCAGGGTCAAGACGCTGAAAGCCGGCGACCCGAAGAAGAAAAGCACGTTCCTCGGGCCGATGATCGACGAGGCCGCCGCGCAACGCCTCGAGGGGTGGACAGGCGAAGCGACCAGGGCCGGCGCGCGCCTGTTGTGCGGCGGCGGGCGCAAGGGCGCGATGCTGCAGGCGACGCTTCTTGAGAAGGTGCCTCGTGACGCCAAACTGCAGCGTCTGGAAGCCTTCGGCCCTGTGGCCATCCTTGATCGCTTCATGACGTTCGACGAAGCACTGGCCACCGTCAACGATTCCGACTTCGGCCTGCAGGCGGGCGTGTTCACCAACGACCTGCGCCATGCCATGCACGCATGGGACACCCTGGAACAAGGCGGCGTCATCATCAATGACGTACCGAGCTTCCGCGTGGACAACATGCCCTACGGTGGCGCGAAATCATCCGGCATCGGCCGCGAAGGGGTTCGTTACGCCATCGAGGACATGAGCGAGATCCGCCTGATGGTGATGCGCGACGTCTAG
- a CDS encoding quinone-dependent dihydroorotate dehydrogenase, producing the protein MYDLIRPLLFKLDAETAHGLTLYASDVAQRSGFSSLVNKPPADLPATVFGITFPNPVGLAAGLDKNGEHLDGVAALGFGFVEIGTVTPRPQAGNERPRMFRLPEHEAVINRLGFNNGGIDALVRNVEKASFRGVLGINIGKNKDTPNERATDDYLLCLERAYPLASYITVNISSPNTQGLRDLQEEETLRRFIGTLRDAQERLASQHGQRKPMLLKIAPDLSETELDAIAEVLLASGIDGVVCTNTTIDRESVAGHRFASETGGLSGKPLFEKSTAVLRGMARRLNGRLPIIGVGGILDGDTAATKMEAGASLVQVYSGLVYRGPQLINEAVAEIRRRGILA; encoded by the coding sequence ATGTACGACCTGATCCGCCCCCTGCTCTTCAAGCTGGACGCCGAAACGGCGCACGGCCTTACGCTGTATGCCTCCGACGTAGCCCAGCGCAGCGGCTTTTCCAGCCTGGTCAACAAGCCGCCGGCCGACCTGCCGGCCACCGTGTTCGGCATCACCTTCCCCAATCCGGTGGGCCTCGCGGCCGGCCTGGACAAGAACGGTGAACACCTCGACGGCGTGGCCGCGCTTGGCTTCGGCTTCGTCGAAATCGGTACCGTCACGCCGCGCCCGCAGGCGGGCAACGAGCGTCCGCGCATGTTCCGCCTGCCCGAGCATGAAGCCGTCATCAATCGCCTCGGCTTCAACAACGGCGGCATCGATGCACTGGTACGCAACGTGGAGAAAGCCAGCTTCCGCGGCGTGCTCGGCATCAACATCGGCAAGAACAAGGACACGCCGAACGAGCGTGCCACCGACGACTACCTGCTGTGCCTTGAGCGCGCGTATCCGCTGGCCAGCTACATCACCGTGAACATCTCCTCGCCGAACACGCAGGGCCTGCGTGACCTGCAGGAAGAGGAAACGCTGCGCCGCTTCATCGGCACGCTGCGCGATGCCCAGGAGCGCCTGGCCAGCCAGCACGGCCAGCGCAAGCCCATGCTGCTGAAGATCGCCCCGGATCTGTCCGAGACCGAGCTGGACGCTATCGCCGAGGTCTTGCTGGCCTCCGGCATCGACGGCGTCGTCTGCACCAACACCACGATCGACCGCGAAAGCGTGGCCGGCCACCGCTTTGCGAGCGAGACCGGCGGCCTGTCCGGCAAGCCGCTCTTCGAGAAATCCACCGCCGTGTTGCGCGGCATGGCCCGGCGGCTCAACGGCCGCCTGCCGATCATCGGCGTCGGCGGCATCCTCGACGGCGACACCGCGGCGACCAAGATGGAAGCGGGCGCCTCGCTCGTGCAGGTGTATTCCGGCCTCGTGTACCGCGGCCCCCAACTGATCAACGAAGCGGTCGCGGAAATCCGTCGCCGTGGAATCCTCGCATGA
- a CDS encoding class I SAM-dependent methyltransferase: protein MADLRSTERFSDRVEDYVRYRPDYPRALVDWLHGLGVKPDWAVADIGAGTGISSKLFLDAGHRVTAVEPNQAMREAASHWLGAEGRFHAVDGTAEVTGLADGSVDLVTAAQAFHWFDQAAMRAEARRILSARGLVAVFWNTRRLVGTPFLEGYERLLHDYGVDYVSVAERYADDDAMARWFGHGYRGMASFPHGQKLDYDALLGRLMSSSYAPKPGHTNHEPMLKALRSLFEATQDDGTIDFDYDTRVFAGRPDA, encoded by the coding sequence ATGGCCGACCTGCGCTCCACGGAACGTTTCTCTGACCGCGTAGAGGACTATGTCCGCTACCGGCCCGACTACCCGCGGGCGCTGGTCGACTGGCTGCACGGCCTGGGCGTGAAACCCGACTGGGCCGTGGCGGACATCGGCGCGGGCACCGGCATTTCCAGCAAGCTGTTCCTGGATGCCGGCCACCGCGTCACCGCCGTGGAGCCCAACCAGGCCATGCGTGAGGCGGCCAGCCACTGGCTGGGCGCCGAGGGCCGGTTCCATGCCGTGGACGGCACCGCCGAGGTGACCGGCCTGGCCGATGGCTCAGTGGACCTGGTCACGGCGGCCCAGGCCTTCCACTGGTTCGACCAGGCGGCGATGCGCGCGGAAGCGCGGCGGATCCTTTCCGCCCGCGGCCTCGTGGCCGTGTTCTGGAATACCCGCCGCCTCGTCGGCACGCCGTTCCTGGAAGGCTACGAGCGCCTCCTGCACGACTATGGCGTGGACTATGTCAGCGTGGCCGAGCGCTACGCGGACGACGACGCCATGGCCCGCTGGTTCGGCCACGGCTATCGCGGCATGGCCTCGTTCCCGCACGGCCAGAAGCTGGACTACGACGCGCTGCTCGGCCGGCTGATGTCGTCCTCGTACGCCCCGAAGCCCGGCCACACCAACCACGAGCCCATGCTGAAGGCCCTGCGTTCGCTATTCGAGGCGACCCAGGACGACGGCACCATCGATTTTGACTACGACACCCGCGTCTTCGCGGGCCGTCCGGACGCCTGA
- the amaB gene encoding L-piperidine-6-carboxylate dehydrogenase gives MSAKILQALGLNATESGTYLGRGEWAATTDAGTVSPTNPATGEVLATVNASSAADYETIVQRAQEAFAIWRTTPAPRRGEAVRLCGEALRKHKDALGSLVALEMGKIKPEGDGEVQEMIDIADFAVGQSRMLYGYTMHSERPGHRMYEQWHPVGLVGIVSAFNFPVAVWAWNAFLAAICGDICIWKPSPKTPLSAIATMKICNEALKEAGFPDIFFLFNDAGTELAQTFVDDKRIPLISFTGSTKVGRMVGERVARRMGRSLLELGGNNAIILDKSADLKLAIPAIVFGAVGTAGQRCTSTRRVLVHSSIHDAVVDTLVKAYGQVEHKIGDPTLATTLMGPLNSPEAVEAFLAAIEKAKAAGGTVRTGGKALADRKGNFVLPTIVTGLSNDDEVVQTETFAPILYVMPFDTLDDAVAMQNAVPQGLSSAIFTQDLKAAEQYLSAAGSDCGIANVNIGTSGAEIGGAFGGEKETGGGRESGSDAWKVYMRRQTNTINYSDALPLAQGIKFEF, from the coding sequence ATGTCCGCCAAGATCCTGCAAGCGCTCGGCCTCAACGCGACCGAGTCCGGCACCTACCTCGGCCGCGGCGAGTGGGCCGCCACCACCGACGCCGGTACCGTCTCGCCGACCAACCCGGCCACGGGCGAGGTGCTCGCGACGGTGAACGCCTCCAGCGCAGCGGATTACGAGACGATCGTCCAGCGCGCCCAGGAAGCCTTCGCCATCTGGCGCACCACCCCGGCCCCGCGCCGCGGTGAGGCCGTTCGCCTGTGCGGCGAAGCCTTGCGCAAGCACAAGGATGCCCTCGGTTCGCTGGTCGCCCTCGAGATGGGCAAGATCAAGCCCGAGGGTGACGGCGAAGTGCAGGAGATGATCGACATTGCCGATTTCGCGGTGGGCCAGAGCCGCATGCTCTATGGCTACACCATGCATTCGGAGCGCCCCGGCCACCGCATGTACGAGCAGTGGCACCCGGTGGGCCTGGTCGGCATCGTCAGCGCCTTCAACTTCCCGGTGGCCGTGTGGGCCTGGAACGCCTTCCTGGCCGCCATCTGCGGCGATATCTGCATCTGGAAGCCCTCGCCGAAGACGCCGCTCTCGGCCATCGCGACGATGAAGATCTGCAACGAAGCCCTGAAGGAAGCCGGCTTCCCGGATATCTTCTTCCTGTTCAACGATGCGGGCACCGAGCTGGCGCAGACGTTTGTCGACGACAAGCGCATCCCGCTCATCAGCTTCACCGGCTCGACCAAGGTGGGCCGCATGGTCGGCGAGCGCGTCGCGCGCCGCATGGGCCGCAGCCTGCTTGAGCTGGGCGGCAACAACGCCATCATCCTGGACAAGTCAGCCGACCTGAAGCTGGCCATCCCGGCCATCGTCTTCGGCGCCGTCGGCACCGCGGGCCAGCGCTGCACCTCCACCCGCCGCGTCCTCGTGCACTCGTCGATCCACGATGCCGTGGTCGATACGCTGGTGAAGGCCTACGGCCAGGTGGAGCACAAGATCGGCGATCCGACCCTGGCGACCACCCTGATGGGCCCACTAAACAGTCCGGAAGCCGTCGAGGCCTTCCTCGCCGCCATCGAGAAAGCCAAGGCGGCCGGCGGCACCGTGCGCACCGGCGGCAAGGCGCTGGCTGACCGCAAGGGCAACTTCGTGCTGCCCACCATCGTCACCGGCCTGAGCAATGACGATGAGGTGGTACAGACCGAAACGTTCGCGCCGATCCTCTACGTGATGCCGTTCGATACGCTGGACGACGCCGTGGCCATGCAGAACGCCGTGCCGCAGGGCCTGTCGTCAGCCATCTTCACGCAGGACCTGAAGGCGGCAGAGCAGTATCTTTCCGCGGCGGGTTCGGATTGCGGCATCGCCAACGTCAATATCGGTACCTCCGGCGCGGAAATCGGCGGCGCCTTCGGTGGCGAGAAGGAAACCGGCGGCGGTCGCGAGTCCGGCTCGGATGCCTGGAAGGTGTATATGCGCCGCCAGACCAACACCATCAACTACTCGGACGCGCTGCCGCTGGCCCAGGGCATCAAGTTCGAGTTCTGA
- the murB gene encoding UDP-N-acetylmuramate dehydrogenase, whose translation MGGFTLASDAPLGGRNTLRVDARAKLLAEVHDPMKIPEILAYPAVKAGKVLVLGEGSNMLIKGDVDATVLAMANAGVETFERDDRVLIRVAAGERWDDFVRWSLGNGYAGLENLILIPGTVGAAPIQNIGAYGVEVAEFIDTVEAYDTHAGEFVVLDKAACAFSYRDSSFKQQAGRWIVVAVTFALPRERPLSLDYAGIREEVEKMGVARPTPYHVAEAVVRLRSRKLPDPAVIGNAGSFFKNPVIGQAQAEALALAHPGLPVWPHAGNTAKISAGWLIEGAGFKGERDGDAGMSHRHALVLVNHGKATGPQLWAFAQKVIAGVQAKYGITLEPEPLIV comes from the coding sequence ATGGGCGGCTTCACCCTGGCCTCGGATGCCCCGCTGGGCGGCCGCAATACGCTGCGCGTGGATGCGCGCGCGAAGCTGCTGGCCGAGGTGCACGACCCGATGAAGATCCCCGAGATCCTCGCCTACCCGGCCGTGAAGGCCGGCAAGGTGCTGGTGCTGGGCGAAGGCAGCAACATGCTGATCAAGGGCGATGTCGATGCCACCGTGCTGGCCATGGCCAATGCCGGCGTGGAGACGTTCGAGCGCGACGACCGCGTGCTGATCCGCGTGGCGGCCGGCGAACGCTGGGATGATTTCGTGCGCTGGTCGCTCGGCAACGGCTACGCCGGCCTGGAAAACCTGATCCTGATCCCCGGGACCGTGGGCGCCGCGCCCATCCAGAATATCGGTGCGTACGGCGTCGAAGTGGCCGAGTTTATCGACACCGTGGAAGCGTACGACACGCACGCGGGTGAATTCGTGGTGCTCGACAAGGCCGCGTGTGCTTTCTCGTATCGCGATTCCAGCTTCAAGCAGCAGGCCGGCCGCTGGATCGTCGTGGCCGTGACCTTCGCGTTGCCGCGCGAGCGCCCGCTCTCGCTGGACTATGCGGGGATCCGCGAGGAAGTGGAAAAAATGGGCGTGGCCCGGCCCACGCCGTACCACGTCGCGGAGGCGGTGGTAAGGCTGCGTTCGCGCAAACTGCCGGATCCGGCGGTGATCGGCAACGCGGGCAGCTTTTTCAAGAACCCCGTCATCGGCCAGGCCCAGGCCGAGGCGCTCGCCCTCGCCCACCCGGGCCTGCCGGTGTGGCCGCACGCGGGCAACACCGCGAAGATTTCCGCGGGCTGGCTGATTGAAGGCGCCGGTTTCAAGGGCGAACGTGACGGCGACGCGGGGATGTCCCACCGCCACGCCCTGGTACTGGTGAACCACGGAAAGGCCACGGGCCCGCAGCTGTGGGCCTTTGCGCAGAAGGTGATCGCCGGTGTGCAGGCGAAGTACGGCATCACGCTAGAACCGGAGCCGCTCATCGTCTGA